DNA sequence from the Sinorhizobium sp. RAC02 genome:
TGAAGGCGATGCCCTCGACGATGCCGCGGGCGGGAAGCGCCTGCATGGGGAGGGCAGCCTCGGGCTGCGCGCGGCGCACCTGATCGCCGAGATAGAGAAGCGAGCGATGACCATCGGCCGCGACTGTCGTCGCCGAGCCGCCGCGGAACTGGTCGTTGAAGATTTCCAGCGAAAGGTAGCCCTTGTAGCCGGTGGCGGCGACGGCGCGCGCGAAATCGAGCACGGGCAGGTCGCCTTCGCCGGGCATGTTGCGGTAGTGCCGGCTCCATTGCATGAGGTCCATGTCGATCAGCGGCGCATCGGCGAGCTGCACGGCGAAGATCTTTTCCTTCGGGATCGCGCGGATCGAATTGACCTCGATCCGCCGCGCCAGCGTATGGAAACTGTCGAGCACCAGGCCGATGGCGGGATGGTTCGCCCGCCGCACGATCTCCCAAGCGTCGCGATGATCATGGATATGGCGGCCCCAGGCCAGCGCCTCGTAGCCGACACGCAGGCCCCGCGCGGCAGCACGCTCGCCGAGTTCGTGGAAATCGGCGACGGCGCGGTCAAGGCCGCCGAGCGAGGCGGGAGAGACGTTGGAACAGACAAGCACGAGGTTGACGCCCACCTCCTGCATCAGGTCGAATTTCCGCTCGGCGCGGTCGAAGGTGCGCGACCGCAGGGGCTCCGGCATGCCTTCGAAGTCGCGAAACGGCTGGAAGAGCGTGATCTCCAGTCCGCGGTCGCGCGCCATTGCGCCGATCTGCCGGGGGCTCTCGTCGGAAATCAGTAGGTCGTTCTCGAAAATTTCGACGCCCTGGAAACCGGCCTTGGCGATGGCGTCGAGCTTTTCCTGCAGGCTGCCGCTGAGCGTCACCGTCGCAATCGAGGTTTTCATCGTGGCTCCTCCGGCCTGTCTCGCAGGCGCGCGTTTTCTCCCGGCGGCGCCGCGTGCGGCGCTCCGTTGGTAATGATGGCGATGTCAGCTTGCGGCGCTGGGCAGCTAGCCGTATTGCGCCTGGAACCCGTCCATGACGGCATCCAGGCGTCCGAGCACGGACAGCAGGATCTGCTGCTTGCGTTCCCGGCGTGCGGCGGGCGATTGCATGTCGACGTCGAACACCGCCGAGAAGGTCGCCCGGTTCGAGGCGTTGAAGAAACACAGCCCCGAGATCGTCATGTGCACCTCGATCGGCGAGATGCTCTGGCGAAACAGTTCCTGTTCGTATCCGCGCCGCAACAGCCGTTCGATGCGCTGGATGATCGGCCGGTGAAGCTCCGGGACCAGCGAGGATGCCGCGAGGTATTTTGCGTCGTTCAGGTTCTCGCCCATGATCAGCTTGACGTGGTACGGATGGGCAAAATGGAAATCAAAGGAGAAATCGACGAGGTTCTTGAGCGATTGCCGCGGATCATCCTCGTCCAGGTTGATATCCAGCTCGGCCCGCCGCATCCGGCCATAGGCGTGCTCAAGCACGGCGACGTAGAGCTTTGCCTTCGAGGCGAAGTAATAATAGATCATGCGCTTGCTGCGCCGCGATTTCGTCGCGATGCTGTCCACCGTCGTGCCGGCATAACCGTGGCGCGCGAATTGCACTTCCGCCGCATGCAGAATGTCGGTCCGCGTGCGCTCCGGGTCGTTGGTCGGCTCGGCGCGCTCATATTTGCGCCGCGGTGTGCTTGCGCTCTTGCGCATCTTTTCTTCCATGCCTGTCTACCGCTCGGGTCGAGGATCCTTCCGTTTCCTTAACGCGTTGCTTGGTCTCCTTTCAAGTTCGCTCGCGAAGAATGATTGATCCGGTTCATTCTCTGGCAGCTTCCAAAGGCATTCTCTGGTCGTTTTATGTACCAATACGACCATTATCGTCAATCGCCGCGATTCCGAAGAATCTATGAAATTTTCGCAGAAATTCATAATCTTATGCTATAAAATGCTGATTTATTGGGAGAATATCGGGATTCTGAAAGCAACCTGCCGATTTGACAAAAAACGGATTGGTCATCTATGAATGTACCAACTCAAACATTATTGGGTGACCGGTGGGACAAGGAGTCCGGTCATGGCCTGGAGGAGAGGGCGTGAGCTATCAATTCGATTTCGGCGTTGTCGTCGCTGCCTGGCCCGACCTGTTGCGCGGCTGCCTGCTGACGCTGACGATCTCTTGCCAGGCCATGGCGCTGGGGCTTGCCATCGGGCTCGTCTGCGTCTTGCTGCGCCGCACCGGCATTGCGCCGCTCGTCTGGTCCGTGAAAGGTTTCGTCGAGATCATCCGCAACACGCCGTTCCTGGTGCAGGCCTTCTTCCTCTATCTCGGCCTGCCGTCGGTTGGCATCCGCCTCAGTCCGGATGTGGCGGCGGTGCTGGCGCTCGGCCTCAATGGCGGGGCCTATGCGACGGAGATCATCCGCAGCGGCGTTGAATCCATTCACAAGGGCCAGATCGAGGCGGGCGTTGCGCTCGGCCTGCGGCCACTCCAGATTTTCCGCCACATCATCCTGATCCCGGCGCTCAGGGTGTGCTTTCCCGCACTCGCCAGCCAGTTCATCCTGCTGATGCTGACCTCCAGCATCGTCGCGTCGATCTCCGCCGTGGAACTGACGACGGTCGGCCAGCTGCTCGAGACGACGACGTTCCGCAGCTTCGAGATCTACCTCACGCTCACCGGCCTCTATCTCGCGATGTCCGCCATGCTGTCAGGGCTGTTCGCGATGATCGAGCGCCTGTTCTTCTCCTACCCGGTACGGTGAGATCATGATCCGCTCCTTCGGCCTGGACGAGTTTCTCTTTCTCCTGCAATCCTTCGGCTGGACGCTGCTGCTCTCGGCGCTTGCCTTCGCCTGCGGCGCGGTCGGAGGGCTGGCGATCGCGCTCCTGCGCACGTCGCCCTATGGGTGGCTGCGGGCGATCGCCGCCGGCTACATCGTCGTCTTCCAGGGCACGCCGCTCCTTATGCAGCTCTTCGTGATCTATTACGGGGTCGCGCTGCTGGCGATCGACGTCAATGCCTGGTTGGCGCTCGCCATCGGCCTGATGCTGCATGCCAGCGCCTATCTCGGCGAAATCTGGCGCGGCGTCATCTTCGCCGTGCCGAAGGGGCAAGAGGAGGCCGCCAAGGCGCTCGGCCTCAAATACTGGAACCGCATGATCTATGTCGTGCTGCCACAAGCGCTGCGCATGGCGCTGCCGAGCACGGTCGGCTTCCTGGTCCAGCTCATCAAGGGCACGTCGCTTGCCGCCATCATCGGCTTCACCGAGGTGACGCGCGCCGGCCAGATCATCTCCAACGCGACCTACCAGCCGTTGCTCGTCTTCGGCATCGTCGGCGCCTTCTATTTCGCACTCTGCTGGCCGTTGTCGCTGTTCAGCGACCGGCTGGAAAAACGCTTCGCTGCCGCCCGGTAGCGCGAGGAAATGGTTTCAACTGGCAAGAGGAGGAAAGCCAAATGAGCATGATGTCAAAGACACGCGCAGTCCTGAAGGGGACGCGATGGGTGCGGAGCGCTGCGATCGCCATGATGGGTCTCGGCCTGCTGGCGAACGTCGCCGAGGCGCAGAGTTTCGAGGAACTGCGCAAGAACGGCAAGATCGTCATCGGCATCCAGGGCGAAAACCCGCCATGGGGGTTTGTCGACGGTAGCAACCAGAGTGTCGGCTTCGATGCCGACGTCGCCAACCTGCTCGGCAAGAAGATCGGCGTTCCAGTCGAGTTCGAGCGCGTGGCCGTCGCCAACCGCATTCCGGCGCTGATGACCGGCAAGGTCGATGCGCTGATCGCCGTCATGGGCATGTATGCGGACCGCGCCAAGGTGGTGCAGTTCACAAAACCCTATTCGGCCATCGACATCATCCTGATCGCCAAACCAGAAACGGCCATCAAGGCGCCGGAAGACCTGAAGGGACTGCGCATTGCCGTCGCCCGCGCCTCGGCACAGGACAAGGCCATCACCGCCGCCGCACCCGAGGCCACCATGCAGCGCTTCGACGACGACTCCACCGCGATCCAGGCCTTCCTGGCCGGCCAGGTCGACGCGCTCGGCGCCAACAACACCTACAATCTCAGCATTGCCAAGGTGGCGCCGGACTCGAAGTTCGAGACCAAGCTGCAGTTCAACCGCCAGTATAACGGCATCAGCGTGCGCCCCGGCCAGAAGCAATATGTCGAGGAGCTCAACGCCTTCATCGACGAGATCCGCGCGAATGGCGAGCTGAAGGCCATCTATGAGCGCTGGCTGGGTGAGGGCTCACCGGAGTTTCCGGCCTCGCTGCCCGACATCCCGTTCACCGTGAACTGATCGACAGCCGGAGGAAGGCATCGTGCAACAGGTCCGCAATCACCAGGACAATTCCGTAGTGCCCATGATCGCCATGGACAATGTGGACAAATGGTACGGCGCCTTCCACGCGCTGAAGAGCATCAATCTGGCGGTCGGGCAGGGCGAGAAGGTCGTCCTGTGCGGCCCCTCGGGGTCGGGAAAGTCGACCCTCATCCGCTGCATCAACCATCTCGAGAGCATCGCGAAGGGCAAGATTGTCGTCGACGGCATCGAGCTTGCCAGCGGCGCGTCGATCGATGCGATCCGGCGCGAGGTCGGCATGGTGTTCCAGAGCTTCAACCTCTTCCCGCACATGACAGTTCTGCGCAACTGCATGCTCGCCCCGATCAAGGTGCGGGGGCTGAAGGCGCGGGAAGCGGAGGAGATCGCGCGCACCTATCTGGAGCGCGTGCGCATCGCCGATCAGGCGGACAAATACCCCGCCCAACTTTCCGGCGGCCAGCAACAGCGCGTGGCGATTGCCCGTGCGCTCTGCATGAATCCGAAGGTGCTGCTCTTCGACGAGCCGACCTCGGCGCTTGATCCCGAAATGGTCAAGGAGGTGCTTGATACGATGATCTCGCTCGCCGTCGAGGGGCGCACGATGGTCTGCGTGACCCATGAGATGGGTTTTGCTCGGGCGGTGGCCGACCGGGTGATCTTCATGGCCGGCGGCGAAATCATCGAAGAGGCGACACCCAACGAGTTCTTCACCAGCCCGAGGAGCGAGCGCACCCGCGCCTTCCTCGGCCAGATCCTTGGTCACTGACGGGCTATCGGCCCAGCGACATTTGCCGTCTGCGACGGCCAAACGGAGGTTTCTTCATGTCCGGCATATCAATCGTCGTCATCGGCGCTGGACTCATCGGCCGCAAGCACCTGAAGAAGGTGACTGAGCATGTCGATTTCGAGCTGGTCGGTATTGCCGACGTCAACCGGGATGCCGTCGCGGCACACTATCCCGCAACGCCGGTTTTTGCCGATTACCGTCGCATGCTCGACGAGACGAAGCCGATGGCAGCGATCATCGCCTCGCCCAACCAGGTGCATGCGGAAATCGGCATCGAATGCGCGCGCCGCGGTATTCACATCCTGGTCGAAAAGCCGGTGACCGACACGTTGGAGGCGGCGACCCGGCTGATCGAGGAGGTGCGCCGCGCCGGCGTCAAGACGCTAGTAGGTCATCATCGCCGACACCATGAACAGGTGCAGACGCTGCGCGGCCTAATCGCGGGCGACGACATCGGCGCGCTCGTCGGCGTCTCGGCGATCTGGGCGGCCTACAAACCGGATGCCTATTTCGCGGTCGCCCCCTGGCGCACGCAGGAGGGCGGCGGGCCGGTGCTGATCAACCTCATTCATGAGATCGACTTCCTGCGCTTCACCGCGGGCGAGATCGTCGCTGTCAGCGCCATCGCTTCCAACCGACAGCGCCATTTCGACGTCGAGGACACGGCCGGCGCGGTGCTGGAATTCGAGAATGGCGCGCTCGGCACCTTCATCGTGAGCGACAGTGCGGTGACGCCATGGACGGTGGAGCAGGGCGTCGGCGAGGCCGTCGAGTTCCCGTTCAGCGGCGAAAGCAGCTATCGGTTTCTCGGCAGCCGCGGTTCGCTGGAGTTTCCGAACCTCGTGCGCTGGAATCAGGAGCCCGGCGAGCGTGGCTGGAACCAGCCGGTGCGTGCCCAACGCCTGTTTGCCACGACCATCGACCCCTATGTCGCGCAACTCGATCATTTCCGCGATGTCATCTGCGGTGCGGTAATGAGCCTGCAAAGCGTCGACGACGGTGCCCGCACACTTATCGCGACCCTCGCCGTCACCGAGGCGGCGCGGCGCAAGACGCGCATCGAGTTGCAGCCGCGCTACGAAAACCTCGCGGCCTGAAACCCATCATCCAAGGAAACGACCATGACCAAAAAGCCGATCTACGTTCTCAACGGCACCAATCTGAACCTGCTCGGCGAGCGTGAGCCGCATATCTACGGCTACACGACACTCGCCGACATCGAGGCGCGCTGCCATGAAACCGGCGCAGCCTCGGCGCACGGCCTCGTCTTCCGCCAATCCAACCACGAGGGCGTGCTGATCGATTGGATCCACGAGGCGAGGCGCGAGGCGGCCGCCATCGTCATCAATGCCGGTGCGCTGACCCACACGTCGATCGCCATTCACGACGCGCTGAAAGCCTTTGCCGGCCCGATCATCGAACTGCACATCACGAACGTCCACCGCCGCGAACCCTTCCGCCATCACTCGTACATTTCCTTTGCCGCAACGGCGGTGATCTGCGGTCTCGGCGCCGAAGGCTACGCGGTTGCCGTCGAACAGGCGGCCCGGCTGGCGGAGGCTGCAAAGACTGATGTGTCGACGTGAGATGATGCACGTCGACTGATGGGAAGGGTGATGTTACGTTGTTGATGACTTGGTGGTTGCTGGCCAATCAGGCGCGATGAACACATCGGCCATCAGCTACAAGAACCACCGTTTTCCACCGCAGATCATCGCCCATGCGGTGTGGCTTTACTTCCGGTCTCCCCTGAGTTTGCGGCTGGTCGAGGAAATGCTGTTGGAACGCGGCATCATCGTGTCCTATGAAGCGATCCGGCGCTGGGGCCGAAAATTCGGTGCGGCCTACTTAAAGCAGCTACGCAGAAAACGTCCGTCGCGCAGGGATATTTGGCATCTGGACGGGGTGGTGATCACCATCGGCGGCCGGAAGCACTGGCTTTGGCGAGCGGTCGACCAGGACGGATACGTTCTCGACGAAATTGTTCAGGCGCGCCGCAATGCAAAGGCGGCCAAGCGATTACTGGTCAGGCTGCTGTAGAAGCAAGGCCTCTCGCCGAAGCG
Encoded proteins:
- a CDS encoding TetR/AcrR family transcriptional regulator — its product is MRKSASTPRRKYERAEPTNDPERTRTDILHAAEVQFARHGYAGTTVDSIATKSRRSKRMIYYYFASKAKLYVAVLEHAYGRMRRAELDINLDEDDPRQSLKNLVDFSFDFHFAHPYHVKLIMGENLNDAKYLAASSLVPELHRPIIQRIERLLRRGYEQELFRQSISPIEVHMTISGLCFFNASNRATFSAVFDVDMQSPAARRERKQQILLSVLGRLDAVMDGFQAQYG
- a CDS encoding amino acid ABC transporter permease, which gives rise to MSYQFDFGVVVAAWPDLLRGCLLTLTISCQAMALGLAIGLVCVLLRRTGIAPLVWSVKGFVEIIRNTPFLVQAFFLYLGLPSVGIRLSPDVAAVLALGLNGGAYATEIIRSGVESIHKGQIEAGVALGLRPLQIFRHIILIPALRVCFPALASQFILLMLTSSIVASISAVELTTVGQLLETTTFRSFEIYLTLTGLYLAMSAMLSGLFAMIERLFFSYPVR
- a CDS encoding amino acid ABC transporter permease, producing the protein MRSFGLDEFLFLLQSFGWTLLLSALAFACGAVGGLAIALLRTSPYGWLRAIAAGYIVVFQGTPLLMQLFVIYYGVALLAIDVNAWLALAIGLMLHASAYLGEIWRGVIFAVPKGQEEAAKALGLKYWNRMIYVVLPQALRMALPSTVGFLVQLIKGTSLAAIIGFTEVTRAGQIISNATYQPLLVFGIVGAFYFALCWPLSLFSDRLEKRFAAAR
- a CDS encoding transporter substrate-binding domain-containing protein; this encodes MSMMSKTRAVLKGTRWVRSAAIAMMGLGLLANVAEAQSFEELRKNGKIVIGIQGENPPWGFVDGSNQSVGFDADVANLLGKKIGVPVEFERVAVANRIPALMTGKVDALIAVMGMYADRAKVVQFTKPYSAIDIILIAKPETAIKAPEDLKGLRIAVARASAQDKAITAAAPEATMQRFDDDSTAIQAFLAGQVDALGANNTYNLSIAKVAPDSKFETKLQFNRQYNGISVRPGQKQYVEELNAFIDEIRANGELKAIYERWLGEGSPEFPASLPDIPFTVN
- a CDS encoding amino acid ABC transporter ATP-binding protein yields the protein MDNVDKWYGAFHALKSINLAVGQGEKVVLCGPSGSGKSTLIRCINHLESIAKGKIVVDGIELASGASIDAIRREVGMVFQSFNLFPHMTVLRNCMLAPIKVRGLKAREAEEIARTYLERVRIADQADKYPAQLSGGQQQRVAIARALCMNPKVLLFDEPTSALDPEMVKEVLDTMISLAVEGRTMVCVTHEMGFARAVADRVIFMAGGEIIEEATPNEFFTSPRSERTRAFLGQILGH
- a CDS encoding Gfo/Idh/MocA family oxidoreductase; amino-acid sequence: MSGISIVVIGAGLIGRKHLKKVTEHVDFELVGIADVNRDAVAAHYPATPVFADYRRMLDETKPMAAIIASPNQVHAEIGIECARRGIHILVEKPVTDTLEAATRLIEEVRRAGVKTLVGHHRRHHEQVQTLRGLIAGDDIGALVGVSAIWAAYKPDAYFAVAPWRTQEGGGPVLINLIHEIDFLRFTAGEIVAVSAIASNRQRHFDVEDTAGAVLEFENGALGTFIVSDSAVTPWTVEQGVGEAVEFPFSGESSYRFLGSRGSLEFPNLVRWNQEPGERGWNQPVRAQRLFATTIDPYVAQLDHFRDVICGAVMSLQSVDDGARTLIATLAVTEAARRKTRIELQPRYENLAA
- the aroQ gene encoding type II 3-dehydroquinate dehydratase — translated: MTKKPIYVLNGTNLNLLGEREPHIYGYTTLADIEARCHETGAASAHGLVFRQSNHEGVLIDWIHEARREAAAIVINAGALTHTSIAIHDALKAFAGPIIELHITNVHRREPFRHHSYISFAATAVICGLGAEGYAVAVEQAARLAEAAKTDVST